A region from the Ctenopharyngodon idella isolate HZGC_01 chromosome 13, HZGC01, whole genome shotgun sequence genome encodes:
- the fam120b gene encoding constitutive coactivator of peroxisome proliferator-activated receptor gamma isoform X6 yields the protein MALWFRTDPEVKTVQASTLLDVFDLYEFTEELKQFDSPLIAVICLVTYIAIQARQLSLEDVDAYLSQAVCVRFKSLTEMQQLRTPVVDPRAVQLGSLFVRGLTYLIGANSACGFPFPMDELMPWKTFDGLLFHSKYLQAHSGCPKEELLEGNPSWMSLFLSIRELVLGACRRRGTPVHSRPRRLQYRDARPVEVDDLRGERRPQLHHTTQQEFRQQPAASAHYQQGYRPRPRHPKRGRYQLAPRWPKSQN from the exons ATGGCTCTGTGGTTTAGGACAGACCCAGAGGTGAAAACAGTCCAGGCATCAACACTCCTGGATGTCTTTGACCTGTATGAGTTTACTGAAGAGCTGAAGCAGTTTGACAGCCCTTTGATTGCTGTGATTTGTCTTGTAACCTACATTGccattcag GCGAGACAGCTTTCTCTGGAAGACGTAGATGCATATCTAAGCCAAGCTGTTTGTGTCCGATTCAAATCCTTGACAGAAATGCAACAGCTCAGG ACCCCTGTTGTAGACCCTAGGGCCGTCCAGCTCGGCTCTCTCTTTGTGCGCGGTCTGACCTACCTCATCGGAGCCAACAGTGCATGTGGTTTCCCTTTCCCAATGGATGAGCTCATGCCGTGGAAGACCTTTGACGGCCTGCTCTTCCATTCAAAGTATCTGCAAGCCCACTCAGGCTGTCCAAAAGAGGAGCTTCTCGAAGGCAAT CCCTCCTGGATGTCTTTGTTCCTGTCCATCAGAGAGCTGGTGCTGGGAGCCTGCAGGAGGCGCGGCACCCCCGTCCACAGCCGACCGCGCAGACTACAGTACAGAGATG CGAGGCCTGTGGAGGTTGATGATCTGCGTGGAGAGAGACGACCCCAGCTCCATCATACCACACAGCAGGAGTTCAGACAGCAGCCTGCAGCTTCAGCACACTACCAGCAAG GTTATAGACCGAGACCAAGACATCCAAAGAGAGGAAGGTATCAGCTTGCACCTAG aTGGCCCAAGTCTCAAAACTAA